The genomic region AGAAATCGATGATAGCCGGTTTACTGCCGCTATAAATCCATTCCTTGCCGGTTTCGTAATTGAATACCTTTTGTTTGAAATCCTCCTTACTGAGATGGATTATGGTTATTTCAGGTTCAGCGGCAGCAGTCTTTTGGACAGTTGTTCCCGATTGCGCCTTTGACGGATCACCGGCATGACATCCGGCCATTGCTATAACAGCAAAAGAAACGATAAGAATATGCCTTTTCATTTTTAAATTTTTATTTAAAGTACTTCCGCTAAGCATCGTAGTTTACAACTACGCTTAATAGCGGGGTATCAACATTGCCCCCGGCTGCAGGGACTGTTTATCAGAAAGAAACCCATTAATCCGCCCCACAACATGCTCATGTATGGATTGCTTGTAATGGCACAGGTTCCGGATTTGCAGCCGACATAATAATAATAAAGGAATCCCAGGAGGCTTCCGGCAACGATAGCCAGAAAAGGCCTCCAGAATTTCCATGATTTGAAGAAAAGTTTGATGCTTTCTTTCATGAGCTTACGATTTGCTCAACGTTTCCTTTTTCCTGGAAGTCAGTCCAAGCACTGAATAAAGCGGGCAAAAGCTGACGGCGCTTGTTAACAGCAGGATCGCTCCGACTATTACAGCAACAATTGCCAGTGTTCCGGTTACAACTTTTGCAAAAAGTAAACCTACAAGCACAGCGGCCAAAATAATCCGCACCACTTTGTCGATACTGCCTACATTCTTTTTCATGATATTAATTGTTTTATGTTTGAGAATTCTGTTTGAGCTTTGACGTTTGATGTTTTTTGTTTTTTGTTCAGAAGTTTGGATGTTCTAATGTTTGGATGTTTAGATGCTTAGATGTTAGAACTAACTGACTGATAGTCTAATAGCCTAATAGCCTAACAAGCTAAAACCTGCTTCATCAGAAAGTCCTTCGTTTTCACCCCGACAAACCGGTTCACTTCAACACCATTTTTAAAGAGGACCATTGTGGGGATACCCCGGATTTTGAATCGGGTGGCCAGGGACTGAAATTCTTCGACATTCACCTTACCGATGTAAGAATTTCCTTTTAGTTCCCCTGCCATTTCGTTAAGTACCGGTGCCATTATCCTGCACGGGCCGCACCACGCAGCCCAGAAATCCACTAGCACTATCTTGTTCTTCGTCTGGTGCTGAAAATTCTTATCGGTTAAGGTTATGATCTTCTCATGATCAGCGGCAAGAGGGATGTTTTTCATCTTTGCCTTCGCCCTTAATACAAGGAAAAAGAAAACCGCAGCAACGGCACCTGTTATAATGAGAAAAGTATTCATTGTTTTATGGTTATAATGCTATGGTATGAATCGTAACAGGATACTCAACTTCCAGCAGGGCTTTTACCATTTCGGGCGTTTGCACTTCGGATGTGGCGTTAAGTACCTTTCCGTTCTTATAAAAAACAAGGAAAGGAAGAGTATTTATTTCTTTATCCCGGGTTAGATTCCGTATCGCATGTGATTCAGGATTAATAAATTCAATATCAAAAAATTTTACATGCGGAAACTCGCTTTCAAGCTCTTCAGCTATCCGGTAAACCGGTATACACGCCTGGTTCATGCTTCCGCAAACAATTACTGCGTTTTCATATTCATGGATGGCTTTTTGATATTCAGCATCCGTTTCGATATGAGTTAAGTTTGTGTACAACATAAAATCGTTAACTATCTGTTTGATTTCTGATACAAAGTTAACCTGATTGAACATCCCTTTTTAAAACCAGACCCTGTCAGGCCTTAAGTTCAAAATTGAAAACCGACAACTTTTTTATTGATTTCAATTAACTTTAGGGTTTTATATCCATATTTCATGAAGACTATTTTGGAAACCGATCAGGATTTCATTTGCGACATACAAGCCCCGTGCTTTCAGATGCTCAGTCCCGTTGAAGTGGAACTGGTGAGAGGAAGCAAAACACAGGTGGTTTTCCGTAAAGGTGATAATCTGACAAAGCAGGGAGCTTTTGCTTCATATGTGTTGTTCATCATTAAAGGATATGCAAAACA from Bacteroidales bacterium harbors:
- a CDS encoding DUF6132 family protein, whose product is MKESIKLFFKSWKFWRPFLAIVAGSLLGFLYYYYVGCKSGTCAITSNPYMSMLWGGLMGFFLINSPCSRGQC
- a CDS encoding DUF2892 domain-containing protein translates to MKKNVGSIDKVVRIILAAVLVGLLFAKVVTGTLAIVAVIVGAILLLTSAVSFCPLYSVLGLTSRKKETLSKS
- the trxA gene encoding thioredoxin produces the protein MNTFLIITGAVAAVFFFLVLRAKAKMKNIPLAADHEKIITLTDKNFQHQTKNKIVLVDFWAAWCGPCRIMAPVLNEMAGELKGNSYIGKVNVEEFQSLATRFKIRGIPTMVLFKNGVEVNRFVGVKTKDFLMKQVLAC
- a CDS encoding thioredoxin family protein — its product is MFNQVNFVSEIKQIVNDFMLYTNLTHIETDAEYQKAIHEYENAVIVCGSMNQACIPVYRIAEELESEFPHVKFFDIEFINPESHAIRNLTRDKEINTLPFLVFYKNGKVLNATSEVQTPEMVKALLEVEYPVTIHTIAL